The following proteins are co-located in the Myroides profundi genome:
- a CDS encoding GNAT family N-acetyltransferase, producing MEIKHEAQETKGAFVAYIDGQRAGDMTYSVAGTDKIIIDHTGVEEAFNGKGVGKAILLEGVIPYVREKNLKVLPLCPFAAAMFKKMHAEIGDVLV from the coding sequence ATGGAAATAAAACATGAAGCTCAAGAGACAAAAGGCGCTTTCGTCGCTTATATAGACGGACAGCGCGCTGGAGATATGACTTATTCTGTAGCAGGTACAGATAAGATTATTATAGATCATACGGGAGTTGAAGAAGCATTTAATGGTAAAGGAGTAGGAAAGGCTATATTACTTGAAGGTGTAATCCCTTATGTAAGAGAAAAGAATTTAAAGGTATTGCCGTTATGTCCTTTTGCAGCAGCTATGTTTAAAAAGATGCATGCTGAGATAGGAGACGTATTAGTATAA
- a CDS encoding OsmC family protein encodes MDVTVKAVLGTELYYTEVTAGSNVLITDEPADLGGQNKGFSPFEVLATSLASCTAATLRMYMDRKKWEAEKIVVEIEMTRDTTGTKTIFNRKVSFEGASLDADMKKRLAIIADKCPVHKVLTGEVTINTELAV; translated from the coding sequence ATGGACGTGACAGTAAAAGCCGTTTTAGGTACTGAATTATATTATACAGAGGTTACAGCTGGTAGTAATGTATTGATTACTGATGAGCCTGCTGATCTAGGTGGACAGAATAAAGGGTTTAGCCCATTTGAAGTATTAGCTACTTCACTAGCGAGCTGTACAGCTGCTACACTGAGAATGTATATGGATAGAAAGAAGTGGGAAGCTGAGAAGATCGTGGTGGAAATAGAGATGACTAGAGATACTACAGGGACAAAGACTATTTTTAATAGAAAGGTGTCTTTCGAAGGTGCATCATTAGATGCTGATATGAAGAAGAGATTAGCGATTATCGCTGATAAATGTCCTGTACATAAGGTATTGACAGGAGAAGTGACTATAAATACAGAATTAGCGGTTTAG